Below is a genomic region from Desulfobotulus pelophilus.
CATCTGTGGCCGGAACGGAGGTTCCAGTACCTCAATGTCTTTGGCCGCTGCCATATCTTTGAGAACCTTCAGCAGTTCAGCAAGCTGATCCGGTGCAAATCCGGCTACGGCAATAGTTTTTCCGCCCTGTTCCGCGGTGAGATTGACGGCATAGGCTGCAATGGCCGGGATTGTTTCGGCTGTGCTGATCACGCCCTGCACGGCCTCTGCCTTTTCTTTAAACAGCTCAAGGATTTCATTTCCCATAGCTCTCTCCTTACAGCCCTTCGGCATAAAGCTCGATGCTGTGTTTGACGCGGACATTATCTCCTTTAGAGGAAAGCATATCCGTGATCTGCATCATGCAGGCAGGGCAACCGGTGGCAACAATGGGAGCCTCCGTTGCGACGATGTTATTGCGTTTTTTCTGTCCGATTTCTGTGGATGTCTCATAGTGCTGGAGATTGAAGCTGCCGCCGGAGCCGCAGCAGGTATTGGCGTCTTTCATTTCCTTGATTCGGTACTTGCCACTGGCCTGAATCAGGGCTCTGGGCTGGGAGAAGACGCCCAGGGATTTACCGAGATGGCAGGGGTCATGGAAAGTAACAGCCGTGTCTCCCAGGGCATCTTTGGGCCGTACCCCCACCTTGTCCACCAGGAACTGATTGATGTCCATGACTTTTCTGCTGAAGGCTTCAATGCGGGCCTGATCCTTCATGCCGAGGTTTTCTGCCATCATGGGCCAGACCTTTTTCAGTGTGGCAGTACAGGTGGCACAGGGAGTGACCAGCACATCAAAATGGCTTCCGGAAAAGGTCTCAAGGTTATGGCTGACCAGTTTTTCAAAGGATTTTGTATCCCCGGAAGCCAAAGATGGCATGCCGCAGCAGCCCTGATTTTCAGGCAGATAAATGCCGACGCCGTGATGTCGGAGAACCTTGATCACGGCATCCCCGATGCCGGTGTACATTTTGTCCACAAGACATCCGGGATAAAAGGCCACTTTCAGCCCGGAAGAACCTGCCGGTGTATCCAGAAAAGGGTGGGTTTTACGAAAGGCCCGGTCAGCCAGAGGAACTATGTGGCGGTTGCCGAGTATGGAGGAAAGCATGGGTGCACAGGAAGTCCCATGATAGGCGTTGGCCTTTCGGGTCATGAGTCCCTGAAAACGGGCCCCCACATCAATGAGTCTGTTAAAGAGTCCGGGGTGAGTAAGTGTACCCCGGAAAATCGCTTTTTTAACGGCTGACAGTCCGTTGTATTCCGTCAGGGCAGCTCTGGCCTTAAGGAAGATGTCCGTGGCTTTGACCCCGCTGGGACAGTTGGCGGAACAGGATCCGCAGAGAAGGCAGTTTTCCAGCTTGCACTGTACCCCTTGCGCATCGCTGATGAGCTGCTGGCTGAGACCGTCCAGAAGGGCAATCTTACCCCGGGCCACGTCTCCTTCATTCAGGGTCTGCCCGAATACCGGGCATACGGACTGGCACATGCCGCAACGCATGCAGCTGGCCAGCATATCGTCGATTTCCTTGAGCAAGGAATGCAAACGTTTCAGATCCCCCATGATATCAGCCTCCGATAATCTTGCCGGGGTTGAGGATATTTTTCGGGTCCACGGCACGTTTGATTTTTCTGGAAAATTCCATGGAACCCCTTCCCACTTCTTTTTCCATGAAACCTGCTTTGGCAAGGCCGATACCATGCTCACCGGAAAGGGTGCCGCCCATTCCCAGGGCCAGCTCGAAGATTTCTTCAATGCCCTTTTCAACGCGGTGCCACTCTTCCCTGTCCCGCTTGTCGCAGAGTATGGTGGGGTGCAGGTTGCCGTCTCCGGCATGGCCGAAGGTGCCGATGGTGAGTTTGTGCCTTTCCGCAATGGCGTCCAAACCGCGAACCATATCCGGAATCCGGCTTCTGGGAACGGTGGCATCTTCCAGTACGGTGGTGGGTCTGAGTTTGGCCAGGGAGGAAAGGGCTGCCCTTCTCGCTTCCCACACCTTGTTTTTTTCCTCTGCGGTCTGGGCCACTTGAATGCGGGTGGCTCCATTGGCCCTGCAAATGGTCTCCACCTGATCCGCTTCTTCGGCAACCTGTGCGGGATGGCCGTCTACCTCAATGAGAAGAAGAGCTTTGGCATCCGTAGGCAGACCGGCCTTGGCAAAGTCCTCTACGGTGCGGATAGTGAAGTTGTCCATGAATTCCAGCGTACAGGGAATGATTTTAGCGGCAATGATGGCAGCGACGGTTTCGGCTGCCTTATCTACGGAATCGTAGATGGCCATCATGGATTTAGCCGCTGCAGGCGGTGGCACCAGCTTCAGGGTCAGCTGGCTGTACACTCCAAAACAGCCTTCGCTGGCAGTCATGAGTCCGGCAAGGTTAAAGCCGCTGACGCATTTAACGGTTTTGGAGCCAGCCCGGACAAGGGTACCTCCTGCATCATAAAATTCCATGCCCATGACATAGTCTTTGGTTACACCGTACTTCAGGCCCCGCAGGCCTCCTGCGTTTTCCGCAACGTTGCCGCCAATGGTGGAAACGGCCTGGCTGCCGGGATCGGGAGGGTAAAAAAGGCCTTTGCCCGCTACTTCTGTTGCCAGCTGGGCTGTGATTACGCCGGGCTCCACAATGGCGTACATGTCTGCTTCATTGATTTCAATGATGCGCTGCAGTCCGTTGGTGAGCATGACAAGACCGCCCATGGAAGGGATGGTGCCTCCACTTAAGTTGGTGCCGGCTCCCCGAACGGTTACCGGAATACCATTT
It encodes:
- a CDS encoding (Fe-S)-binding protein — its product is MGDLKRLHSLLKEIDDMLASCMRCGMCQSVCPVFGQTLNEGDVARGKIALLDGLSQQLISDAQGVQCKLENCLLCGSCSANCPSGVKATDIFLKARAALTEYNGLSAVKKAIFRGTLTHPGLFNRLIDVGARFQGLMTRKANAYHGTSCAPMLSSILGNRHIVPLADRAFRKTHPFLDTPAGSSGLKVAFYPGCLVDKMYTGIGDAVIKVLRHHGVGIYLPENQGCCGMPSLASGDTKSFEKLVSHNLETFSGSHFDVLVTPCATCTATLKKVWPMMAENLGMKDQARIEAFSRKVMDINQFLVDKVGVRPKDALGDTAVTFHDPCHLGKSLGVFSQPRALIQASGKYRIKEMKDANTCCGSGGSFNLQHYETSTEIGQKKRNNIVATEAPIVATGCPACMMQITDMLSSKGDNVRVKHSIELYAEGL
- a CDS encoding FAD-linked oxidase C-terminal domain-containing protein, with translation MKKNSLVGAFKELLGAENVMESETDRMNYAYDAAVLAPVLPGLVVRPRKTEDISGILRLCNENGIPVTVRGAGTNLSGGTIPSMGGLVMLTNGLQRIIEINEADMYAIVEPGVITAQLATEVAGKGLFYPPDPGSQAVSTIGGNVAENAGGLRGLKYGVTKDYVMGMEFYDAGGTLVRAGSKTVKCVSGFNLAGLMTASEGCFGVYSQLTLKLVPPPAAAKSMMAIYDSVDKAAETVAAIIAAKIIPCTLEFMDNFTIRTVEDFAKAGLPTDAKALLLIEVDGHPAQVAEEADQVETICRANGATRIQVAQTAEEKNKVWEARRAALSSLAKLRPTTVLEDATVPRSRIPDMVRGLDAIAERHKLTIGTFGHAGDGNLHPTILCDKRDREEWHRVEKGIEEIFELALGMGGTLSGEHGIGLAKAGFMEKEVGRGSMEFSRKIKRAVDPKNILNPGKIIGG